From the genome of Thermosynechococcus sp. NK55a:
GAGTTGTCGAAGAAATGTATCTTACCAATGGGTTGCCCTGGTCAATTCCCATTACCCTCTCTGTCAGTGCTGAGGTGGCGGCTCCCCTGGAAATTGGCCAAACCATTCGCCTAGATAATGCAGCGGGTCAGTTTTTGGGAATTCTTGAACTCACCGAAAAATATACCTATGACAAACGCCGTGAGGCTCGCTGTGTCTATCGCACCGAAGATGACAAACACCCCGGCGTTAAGGTGGTCTATGAACAGGGAGAAGTCAACCTTGCAGGTCCGATTTGGCTCCTAGAGCGACATCCCCATCCCCAATTTCCCAACTATTGCATTGATCCAGTGGATTCCCGTGCCCTTTTCCGCGCAAAAGGTTGGCGGACGATCGTTGGTTTTCAGACCCGCAACCCGATCCACCGTGCCCATGAATATATTCAAAAATGTGCCCTTGAAATCGTTGATGGCCTCTTTTTGCATCCCCTTGTGGGCGCCACCAAGGAAGATGACATTCCTGCGGACGTGCGGATGCGCTGCTATGAAATTGTGTTGGACCACTATTTTCCCAAAGATCGGGTGATTCTAGCGATCAATCCGGCAGCCATGCGCTATGCAGGGCCACGGGAGGCAATTTTCCATGCCCTCGTCCGCAAAAACTATGGCTGTACCCATTTCATCGTTGGTCGCGACCACGCTGGCGTGGGAGACTACTACGGCACCTACGATGCCCAACATATCTTTGATGAATTTGATCCAGGGGCCTTGGGCATTATTCCCTTGAAGTTTGAGCACGCCTTCTACTGCACCCGCACTCAGTCGATGGCCACCAGTAAAACGAGTCCCAGCAAACCTGAAGAGCGCATTCACCTCTCAGGGACTAAGGTACGGGAAATGCTGCGCCGAGGAGAATTGCCGCCTCCAGAGTTTTCGCGGCCAGAAGTTGCAGCAGAACTGGCACGCGCTATGCGACAACCGCAACCCACGCCATAGCCCAAAAATAAAACGAGGGGGTCAAGCTGACGGCAGCAAGACCCCTAAGAAGTTAGCAACGACGATAGAGTAACTCAACAACTAAGGTGGACAACTTGTGGTTTCAACTGGCGACTCAAACCCCACTCGGCGATCTTAACCGATCAGGCTTGGAGCATGGACACTAGGTACTGAATTGCTGTCAACGTTGACGACCTCGGATATTGGGAGGTTACCTAGCTTTGCCTTAACTCCCATGGACACAGGATGGGGACTTCGGCAGTAACCACACAAACGATAAGGCTGGATAAAGCGAGAGGACAAATACACAACGGTGAAGCTCAAAGGATTAATTTTGATGTTACCCGCAAGACAGGAGTGAGATTTATCTTGGAGTAACTTTGCTTTATCCTGAACTCAAGGACTGGGAGGCACAAGCCTTAAGTTCACTCTTATCGTTAACCTTTCTTTCTGTGCCTACTTTTAAGTTAGCATAGCCCTTTGGGAATCCTCAAATGTTAACTGAAAATTCAATATCTGAAATATTCCTTAACTGATTCTGCAATATGCCGTTAGATTTAGTGGTTGCGCCCTTTTGGTGGTATTTTTCGACCGAACATTTTCGACCGAACATTACTTTTAACAGTTGGGGCGATCGCCCCCAGCTCATAAAAAACTGCACCCGCCCCCTCCTTGCCACTATGGCGGAGCTGATGCAGAACTATACTGGTTATTTTTACCTGTAAAGTCTCTATAGGGGTTCTGCTTGCGCAAGACAGTAACTAGCTCTTACGGGCGGGTGTCCCCGTGAAGGGCTGTGCTCCTGTGGAAGGATAGTGATCATTCCGCGGGGTGAAGATGCGTCCAAATGCCTCCATCAAAAAGACCATCATACTTTGCAGTTTCTCCCGTATTGCTCTTAACATAGGTCAACTCCTAAAGAAAGTGATTTAGGCTTCCGCCTGTGGCTGAATGAATGAACACCGCAGGAAAAACTCGAAACTTGCTCTACCGGAGCAACGGGATCGGACTTTGTCTCCGGGCCATTAGGTATAGCCCTTTTCCCATGCATGGAACACACTCACAACCGGGAAAGCTCCTATAGGAGAAGATCGTTTTCCCGCCTGCAGCCCATCCATAGAAAAGGACTCTAAAGACTGTACTTTTAGTATAAAAAATCAGACCCGTTGCCTGAGAGAGTTTGAGACAATTTTTTATATCCTGAATAAGGAAGTTATTGATTTGTGAAATTCTGTTCTCAATGAGATTCCACCCATGACATTTCTTCCCCCTCTTTCTGATCTTTCGCTGCGCTCGCAGGTGGCGCAAATGGTGGTTGTGCGAGCCAGTGGCTACCTCTACGATCGCCAGATTCAGTATCCCGCTTGGGAGCCGCCCCAAAACACCTTAAAACACTGGATTAAAGACTGGGGAGTAGGCGGGGTGATTCTCTTGGGGGGCAGTGCCGTCGAAGTGGCAGAACGCTGTCAGCAGCTTCAATCTTGGGCGACGATTCCCCTATTACTCGCAGCGGATATTGAGGAGGGGGTCGGCCAACGCTTCAGTGGTGCGACGCAATTTCCGCCGCCAGCGGCTTTGGGAGCCATTGCCAAAAAGAATCCACAACGGGCGGTTGAGCTGGCTAGGGCAATGGGAGCCCACACCGCAGCTGAGGCTTTAGCCATTGGCTTAAATTGGGTGCTTGCCCCAGTGGTGGATGTGAATAACAATCCCGCGAACCCAGTGATTAATGTGCGTGCCTTTGGCGAGGAGCCAGACATTGTGAGTGCTCTGGCAACCGCTTTCATCCAAGGGGCACGTACCCATCCAGTGCTAACAACGGCAAAACATTTTCCCGGCCATGGGGATACGGCAACGGATTCCCATTTGGAGCTACCCGTGATGCCCCACGATCGCGATCGCCTGCAAGCCATTGAATGGCCGCCCTTTATTGCTGCCATTGCTGCAGGGGTGGATGCTGTCATGAGTGCCCATGTCCACCTACCTGCCTTGGATGCCGAGCGGCCCGCCACCCTGTCTCCCCCAATTCTCACGGGAATTTTGCGCCAACAGATGGGGTTCAGGGGGCTAATTGTCACCGATGCCCTGGTCATGGGGGCGATCGCCAACGCCTACGGTACCGCCGAAGCCGCCGTCAAAGCTGTAGAAGCCGGTGCCGATATTTTGCTCATGCCCTCAGATCCCCCAGCAGCCATTGAAGCAGTGGTTGCTGCCGTTGAGTCAGGGCGGATTCCTTCTGAACGCATTCAGGCTGCCGTAGCCCGCCTCCAAGCTGCAAAGGATCGCCTTCAGCCCTTGGCATTGCAGTTGGACTATTTCCAAACCACACCAGCAGTTGAGGTGGCCACCACTATTGCCCAGGAGAGTCTTGAGCGTGCCGGCCCCGCCTTGCCAGCAGTGACCTCTGGGGTCAATTGTCTGATTGTGGATGATGCCCTACAGGCGAGTTTTTTGAGCCGTACCTCTCCAGCCCTCACCCTGCCTCCCACTTGGGGATTTAGCCAACGACTGGTGGTTGATCAGCAAACACCCCTGACGATGATTGAGGCCTTGCCCAAGGCACCGACCTTAGTGCAGGTGTTTAGTCGCGGCAATCCTTTCCGAGGCAAAGCGGGTTTAAGTGCGCCAGCGATCGCCACCCTCGAACAACTGCAAACCCAAAATCAACTGGCGGGTCTGGTGGTTTATGGCAGTCCCTATGCCTACCAGGAGATAACCCAGCGGCTTCACCCCAAGGTGCCCCGCGTCTTTAGCTATGGACACTACAGCATTGCCCAAGGTCTGGCGCTGGCGTACTTACTAAAGGTTTCTTGATCTTTTGTGAGGGAATCCATAGGAAACCCCTATACTGCTTTCACGTCCCTAGAGATACCCCCCTAGGATTTGGTGCCATGATAAAGTTTCCTACGGTGGCTGGCTTGGCAACTCTCTACACAGTTGCCACAACCCTAGCGATCGCCCCCATGAGTTTTGCAGCTCCCCAGTCTTGGCTCGATCAACCGCTGCGTAACTGGAATCCCAGCCTGCCTCTCCTAGACATTCCCCCGCGGGGCAATCCAGATCCCGGTGAGTTGAACCGCTGTCGCAGCACACTGCGTTCTCCTCAATCCATGGCCGATCGCCTGATCCAACAGCGGGGCTGGTATCTGGTGGGCACACCCATTCGCCATCAGAATGTGGAAATTATCCTTGGTAATACTAGTTTTGATGGTATGTGTCGCCCGATGGGGTATCAGGCCTTTGTTTTTGCCCGGGGACGTTACTTGGGAACATTGTCGCCAAATCTCATGGATTCCCGTGCCGATGGCTCGTTCCTTGGCAAGGTCAAGTTCCAAAGTGATGGCACCTTCACCGCAGACTTTGCCCGCTATCACCCCAACGATCCCCTCTGTTGCCCTAGTCGCATCAGTACCGTGACCTATCGCCTTGAAGGGGGACTACTGCCTCTGCCGCGCTTAGTGCCGGTGGTCGTTTCCACACAAGCAACGGGGAATCACCCTCCCGACCTGAGCCTCAGCGGTCCGGACCTCAGCCTTAGCGGTCAGCGGTGGCGTCTCAGGCGCATCGCTAATGAAGCCGTGCCAGTGGATACCGCCTTCATTGAGTTTGAGGGTGCCAACCGCCGTGCCAATGGCTTTACTGGCTGTAATCATTTTAATGGTGGCTACATCGCCAACGGCCCACGTCTCCTTTTTGCCCCCTTAGCAACCAGCCAACGTCACTGTGGCCAAGAACAGCTTCAGAGTGTGGAAACCCAGATGCTACAGGGCCTCAACCGCACCAACCGCTACCGTATTCAAGGAAATACCCTGCAACTTTTTGAGGGTAATCGCCTATTGTTGACCTTTGAAGCGGGTGCGACTGCAAGTCCCCTCAGTGGCCGCTGGCAACTTCAGCGCCTCGGGAATCCGCCGCTGCCACCGCGTAATCCCATGGATACCGTGTTTATTGAGTTTGATCCCAGTGCCCAGCAAGCAACAGGTTTCAGTGGCTGTAATAACTTTACCAGTGGCTACAGCGTCAATGCCCAGCAATTGCGGTTTTCAGCAGTTGCGACAACGCGGCGAGCCTGTATGGGTCCATGGGCACAAAGGATAGAGATGTCGTTTTTGCAGAGCCTCGAGCAAACGAACCGCTACCGCATTGAGGGAAATACATTGACGTTCTATGATGGCGATCGCCCCCTTGCGATGTTTCAGCGAACACCCTAGGGAAGATCTGCCATTGAGTGATTCTTCATGACCGAGAAACCTCGTCCCCGCAAAAAAAATCGCCCGACAGCGACCCGCCCTCCTCGCCCCCAGCGACGCACTCCAGCCAAACCAATTCAGAAGGCACCCCCAACTGCCCCGGTGGAGGATGCCCCCGAACTCCTCTATGGTCGCCATGCGGTGCTCTCAGCCCTTGAAAGTGGCCGTCCCTGCAACCGTATTTGGGTGATTCCTTCGCTGCGCTACGATCCGCGTTTTCATCAACGCTTGAATGAAGCCAAACAGCAGGGAGCAATTATTGATACCGTCACTCCGGAGCGCCTCGATCAACTCTGCCAGCGGGGACGACATCAGGGGATCGCCATTCAGGTGGCTGCCTATAACTATTGGTCCCTTGAGGATCTGTTGGCCAAGGCTGCAACCGTGAATCAACCGGTGCTATTGGCCGCTGATGGCATTACGGATCCGCAAAATCTTGGTGCCATGATCCGCACTGCAGAGGCCCTAGGGATGCAGGGGGTGATTATTCCCCAACGACGGGCAGTGGGTATTACCGCAACCGTGGCCAAAGCAGCCGCAGGCGCCTTGGAGTATTTACCGGTGGCACGGGTGATCAACCTCAACCAAGCCCTTGAAACCCTGAAGGCAGCGGGCTATTGGATCTATGGCCTCTCGGAGCGCGGCGCTGTGCCCCTACCGAAAATCACCTTTGATCGCCCCACCGTTTTTGTGGTTGGCAGTGAAGGGGATGGGATTAGCCTGCAAACGCAAAAGCATTGCGACGAAATTGTTGCCATTCCCTTGGCAGGGCGCACCAGTAGCCTCAATGCCTCAGTGGCGGTGGGGATTGCCCTCTACGAGATCAGTTGTCAGCGATCGCCCGCTTGGGATTTGACTCAGGGACCCCAGGGCTAGGACACTGTTGCCACAGACCGCAGGGCAAAAATTTTATTGAGAACCTCCTCAACCACCTTATCGGGGGTGGAGGCACCGGAGGTAATGCCAATCGTGATCGGGCGATCGGGCAGCCAGTTTTCAGCCACGGTGGGATTCTGATGCAGGGGCTTGTGCTCAATGCGATTTCCCGGCCCAATGCGATCGGCAGAATCAATGTGGTAGGAGGGAATCCCATGCTCAATGGCAATTTCCTGCAGGTGGGTGGTATTCGAGGAGTTGTAGCCACCTATGACCACCATTAGATCCAAGGGTTCCTTGACCAAGCTGAGCATTGCATCTTGGCGTTCTTGGGTGGCATCGCAAATCGTATTGAAGCTCATAAAGTGCTCATTGAGGCGATCGGGCCCGTATTTTTGGATCATCGTACGCTCAAAGAGTTTGCCGATTTGCTCTGTTTCCCCCTTGAGCATCGTTGTTTGGTTGGCAATGCCGACCCGCACCAGATCGCGATCAGGGTCAAAGCCAGGGGAACAGGCCTTGGCAAACTTGGCCATAAATGCGGCGCGATCGCCCCCCTGGAGGATGTAATCGCAGACATAGCGGGCTTCCTCTAGGTTGAGCACAATCAAATACGTGCCGGCAAAGGAACTGGTGGCAATGGTTTCTTCGTGGTTGTATTTACCGTGAATGATCGAGGTGAAACTTACCTTTTTGTGCTTCTCAACACTGTGCCACACCTTCGAGACCCATGGGCAGGTGGTATCCACAATCGTGCAGCCGCGCTCATTGAGCAATTGCATTTCTTGGACACTGGCACCAAAGGCCGGCAAAATCACCACATCCCCCGGGCGCACCTCACTAAAGTCCTTTACCCCATTCACAAGGGGGATAAATTCCACGGCCATTTGCCGTAGGCGCTCATTCACGGAGGGGTTATGGATAATTTCATTAGTGATCCAAATGCGCTCTGTAGGAAAGTGGGTGCGGGTTTCATAGGCCAGGGCAACGGCACGTTCAACTCCCCAACAAAAGCCAAAGGCTGCCGCTAAGCGAATCGTCACATCCCCCTGCTGCCAGCGATAGCCATTGGCGCGGATTTGCTGAATCAGAGAACTTTGATACTCCCCTTGGAGCTGCTGGTTCACTGCCTCGCCGTGGCCAAAGCCTTTGCGGTGGTAGTTTTCTGAACTGTGTAGCGATCGCTTGAATGCGCGGGTATCCATTGGTTCTCCTCTGAGGCAATCTGATGGTATTTTGACACACTCTAGAGAGCAACCATGGGGCTGACGCCCCGCTGGGCTAACTCCTGCACTGTTGCTCGCGCCCAGCGATCGGCGGCCAAAATATCCTCTAGGGTGGGATTAGTGATGTTTTGAGCAGAGTAGCGATCGCAGGCCATCTCAATGAGGCGGGGAATCTCAAGGAACGAAATCGCCTCGGCAATAAAGAGGGCTACCGCCTGTTCATTGGCGGCGTTGAGGACTGCCGGCATGGCCCCCCCAGCACGACCAGCAGCATAGGCCAGTCCCATACAGGGATACTTTTGGTGATCGGGCGATCGGAAGGTCAAATCCCCCGCCTTCACTAAGTCTAAGGGCGACCAATTGGTGGGGATGCGCTCGGGCCAAGCGAGGGCATATAACAAGGGCAAGCGCATGTCCGGCCAGCCCAACTGCGCCAGCACCGAGGTATCCTGCAACTCAATCAGGGAGTGGATAATACTTTGGGGATGGATGACAATCTCGATATTGTCGTAGTCCATGCCGAAGAGGTAATGGGCCTCAATCACCTCTAGGCCTTTATTCATCAAGGTTGCCGAGTCCACGGTAATTTTTGGCCCCATCGACCAGTTGGGATGTTTGAGGGCATCGGCCACCGTCACCTGGGCGAGTTTCTCCACTGGCCAATCGCGAAAGGCGCCTCCTGAGGCCGTGAGAATGATTTTCCGCAGTCCGCCTTCGGGCACCCCCTGCAAACACTGAAAAATAGCGGAGTGCTCAGAATCAGCAGGCAGCAGCTTGACACCGTACTCCTGAAGCAGCGGCAAGACCACAGGACCACCGGCAATTAGCGTTTCCTTATTGGCTAGGGCAATATCTTTGCCCGCTTTAATGGCGGCGATCGTCGGCACCAGACCGGCACAGCCGACAATGCCCGTGACGACAACTTCGGCATCTCCATAGGCGGCCACCGCTGCAATACCCGCTTCCCCAGCCACTAGTTGCGGTTTTTGGGGCAGATCAGCCAATGCCGCCTCTAGCTCCGGCAATTGTTCAGGATCGGCAATACTGACAATCTCCGGCTGAAATTGGCGAATTTGGGGAATCAGTCGCTCCAGGTTGCGCCCGGCAGCAAGGCCAACCACGCGAAAGCGATCGGGATATTGGGCAACAATGTCAAGGGTTTGCGTACCAATGGAGCCGGTGGAGCCAAGGAGATTGAGTGCCTTCACAATTTTTGGGAGGGTCAGTGGACACCTTAATATCTACCGCAGGAGGGGACACAAGGCAAACCCATACCTATTCCGATGAGAATAGCAACAGGCGTTTCTTGAGTCTTTCCCAGTTATGGTGTTACCCCTTTCCCAACTGCTGCAGCAACTGAATGATAAAAAGGATGAATTTCTCAGGTATGACACTGCCTTTGCTGAGGTGCGACAGGCCTATCAAGAGGCCCTAGGGAGATGGCAGCAACAAACGATTCCCAAGGTTACCGCTGCCATTGATCCGCAGATTACCCATTGGGGGGCACGTCCCATTGAACCTTGGAATCAGGGGTGGTGCATTCCCTTGGGGGTACAGTGGCCCCATCGGCAGGCAGCACAGGGGTGGGCAATGGCCCAACTCATGGAGGTCACCACTGTTGCGGTGGATGGCTCCCAGATGGTTCCCAGTGAGGAGCTATTTTTGCCCGTGGGTGTGGTACAGGCGGGCTGGTTCCTCAATCACCATCGGCGCGATCGCCCCTACGCCAAGGAAATTGCCCTTGAACTGATCACACCAGCGGAACTGCGCCAAGCAGAGACAGAACTGGCTCAACCCCAAACATACCGCCTCCACGAGCGCTACATTCACCTGCGCCGTTTTGAACTGGAATTAAAAACGCTACGGGAGCGCATGGCCGAGGTAACCGCACCCGCGTTGCTACTGTTTGATGGCTCTTTTGTGGCCACGTTTGCGGAGTCCTATACCCCCCAATGGCAGGGGCGATATGTGGCAGCTCTCTGCCAGACCCTAGAGGCTAGTTGGGAGCAACGGATTCCACTGCTGGCCTACATTGATAGCTCCCAAGCCCGGGATTTAGTGACCCTCTTGGGACATCTGGATCGCCTCCCCCCTAGCCCGCACCTCTGCGATGCCCAACTCTTGAACACTGTTTTGACCCAGTGGGGCGATCGCTCCCCTCTGTTTATCTGCGATCGCGGCGGTATCCTTGAAAATTATGGGGCTTGGACCAGGGGTATTGGCTTTTGCTACCTCAAGGCCCATCAAGGCTATCCGGTACGTGTTGAACTCCCCCTGTGGATCTACGAAGCAGGACTACTGGAGGCGGTGATTCGCTGGCTCTGTGGCGAACTGATTACGGGTCAGGGCTATCCCTATGCCCTTGAGGTTGCCGATCAAGTGGCCGTTCTCCAGGGGAGCGATCGCCAGGCGTTCCTCAAGCAACTACAAGTCTGGGCAGAGGGCGTAGGCATAGAACTCCGCTTTAGCCGCAAATGGGTGAGTAAGCAGCAGCGGCGCTAGCTTTATGGGGGTGAATAGTGCAGCGCCTTTAGTGCTTGTTCCAATTCCCATTGTGACCTTAACAGCCAGTCTTTGCCCCGCAATGCCGGAACATTTCTAGGGCTTCCTCACGGGTCTGACCCGTAGTTTTGTTGGTGGCGTTGCCAGAAGTCTTCCCACCAGCCGCGGGGTTCCTGCTTGCTGCCTGTGTATTCCGTGGGGCGACCCGTATCACCATCGATGACGAGGCTACCGACATAATCGGCATTGCTATAGACCTTGGCAATTTGATCCTTGATGTGGCGCATATCCTTAGCAGAGACAACGCCATTGTCGGTCGCCTTATAGAATTGCACCGTCACACGGATTGGGAAGCGGGGATCTCGCTCGATGGGCAGGTTATCAATTTCAGTGAAGGGGCCTTCCACCGCGCCATAGCTAATTACTGCCGCCTCTACATTGGAGCGACCAGCGCTGGGTGCGGCTTTCATCAAAGTGGGGGCGGCCATCGGGAAAAAGGGCATCGCCGGTCGTGGCCACGGGGGCTGCTTCAGAGGCACTTGGATCAGCATCACCATATTCATCCCCGCGGCTTCCGCTTGGGCAGAGGTCATTTCCCTACCGCC
Proteins encoded in this window:
- the sat gene encoding sulfate adenylyltransferase, giving the protein MSPSATVQTKDAIAPHGGILVNRILSPEQKQAWLARADQLPRVTLDERAVSDLELIAIGGFSPLTGFMGQADYERVVEEMYLTNGLPWSIPITLSVSAEVAAPLEIGQTIRLDNAAGQFLGILELTEKYTYDKRREARCVYRTEDDKHPGVKVVYEQGEVNLAGPIWLLERHPHPQFPNYCIDPVDSRALFRAKGWRTIVGFQTRNPIHRAHEYIQKCALEIVDGLFLHPLVGATKEDDIPADVRMRCYEIVLDHYFPKDRVILAINPAAMRYAGPREAIFHALVRKNYGCTHFIVGRDHAGVGDYYGTYDAQHIFDEFDPGALGIIPLKFEHAFYCTRTQSMATSKTSPSKPEERIHLSGTKVREMLRRGELPPPEFSRPEVAAELARAMRQPQPTP
- a CDS encoding glycoside hydrolase family 3 N-terminal domain-containing protein, giving the protein MTFLPPLSDLSLRSQVAQMVVVRASGYLYDRQIQYPAWEPPQNTLKHWIKDWGVGGVILLGGSAVEVAERCQQLQSWATIPLLLAADIEEGVGQRFSGATQFPPPAALGAIAKKNPQRAVELARAMGAHTAAEALAIGLNWVLAPVVDVNNNPANPVINVRAFGEEPDIVSALATAFIQGARTHPVLTTAKHFPGHGDTATDSHLELPVMPHDRDRLQAIEWPPFIAAIAAGVDAVMSAHVHLPALDAERPATLSPPILTGILRQQMGFRGLIVTDALVMGAIANAYGTAEAAVKAVEAGADILLMPSDPPAAIEAVVAAVESGRIPSERIQAAVARLQAAKDRLQPLALQLDYFQTTPAVEVATTIAQESLERAGPALPAVTSGVNCLIVDDALQASFLSRTSPALTLPPTWGFSQRLVVDQQTPLTMIEALPKAPTLVQVFSRGNPFRGKAGLSAPAIATLEQLQTQNQLAGLVVYGSPYAYQEITQRLHPKVPRVFSYGHYSIAQGLALAYLLKVS
- a CDS encoding META domain-containing protein, producing the protein MIKFPTVAGLATLYTVATTLAIAPMSFAAPQSWLDQPLRNWNPSLPLLDIPPRGNPDPGELNRCRSTLRSPQSMADRLIQQRGWYLVGTPIRHQNVEIILGNTSFDGMCRPMGYQAFVFARGRYLGTLSPNLMDSRADGSFLGKVKFQSDGTFTADFARYHPNDPLCCPSRISTVTYRLEGGLLPLPRLVPVVVSTQATGNHPPDLSLSGPDLSLSGQRWRLRRIANEAVPVDTAFIEFEGANRRANGFTGCNHFNGGYIANGPRLLFAPLATSQRHCGQEQLQSVETQMLQGLNRTNRYRIQGNTLQLFEGNRLLLTFEAGATASPLSGRWQLQRLGNPPLPPRNPMDTVFIEFDPSAQQATGFSGCNNFTSGYSVNAQQLRFSAVATTRRACMGPWAQRIEMSFLQSLEQTNRYRIEGNTLTFYDGDRPLAMFQRTP
- the rlmB gene encoding 23S rRNA (guanosine(2251)-2'-O)-methyltransferase RlmB → MTEKPRPRKKNRPTATRPPRPQRRTPAKPIQKAPPTAPVEDAPELLYGRHAVLSALESGRPCNRIWVIPSLRYDPRFHQRLNEAKQQGAIIDTVTPERLDQLCQRGRHQGIAIQVAAYNYWSLEDLLAKAATVNQPVLLAADGITDPQNLGAMIRTAEALGMQGVIIPQRRAVGITATVAKAAAGALEYLPVARVINLNQALETLKAAGYWIYGLSERGAVPLPKITFDRPTVFVVGSEGDGISLQTQKHCDEIVAIPLAGRTSSLNASVAVGIALYEISCQRSPAWDLTQGPQG
- a CDS encoding 4-hydroxy-3-methylbut-2-enyl diphosphate reductase — translated: MDTRAFKRSLHSSENYHRKGFGHGEAVNQQLQGEYQSSLIQQIRANGYRWQQGDVTIRLAAAFGFCWGVERAVALAYETRTHFPTERIWITNEIIHNPSVNERLRQMAVEFIPLVNGVKDFSEVRPGDVVILPAFGASVQEMQLLNERGCTIVDTTCPWVSKVWHSVEKHKKVSFTSIIHGKYNHEETIATSSFAGTYLIVLNLEEARYVCDYILQGGDRAAFMAKFAKACSPGFDPDRDLVRVGIANQTTMLKGETEQIGKLFERTMIQKYGPDRLNEHFMSFNTICDATQERQDAMLSLVKEPLDLMVVIGGYNSSNTTHLQEIAIEHGIPSYHIDSADRIGPGNRIEHKPLHQNPTVAENWLPDRPITIGITSGASTPDKVVEEVLNKIFALRSVATVS
- the dxr gene encoding 1-deoxy-D-xylulose-5-phosphate reductoisomerase, which encodes MKALNLLGSTGSIGTQTLDIVAQYPDRFRVVGLAAGRNLERLIPQIRQFQPEIVSIADPEQLPELEAALADLPQKPQLVAGEAGIAAVAAYGDAEVVVTGIVGCAGLVPTIAAIKAGKDIALANKETLIAGGPVVLPLLQEYGVKLLPADSEHSAIFQCLQGVPEGGLRKIILTASGGAFRDWPVEKLAQVTVADALKHPNWSMGPKITVDSATLMNKGLEVIEAHYLFGMDYDNIEIVIHPQSIIHSLIELQDTSVLAQLGWPDMRLPLLYALAWPERIPTNWSPLDLVKAGDLTFRSPDHQKYPCMGLAYAAGRAGGAMPAVLNAANEQAVALFIAEAISFLEIPRLIEMACDRYSAQNITNPTLEDILAADRWARATVQELAQRGVSPMVAL
- a CDS encoding DNA double-strand break repair nuclease NurA — protein: MVLPLSQLLQQLNDKKDEFLRYDTAFAEVRQAYQEALGRWQQQTIPKVTAAIDPQITHWGARPIEPWNQGWCIPLGVQWPHRQAAQGWAMAQLMEVTTVAVDGSQMVPSEELFLPVGVVQAGWFLNHHRRDRPYAKEIALELITPAELRQAETELAQPQTYRLHERYIHLRRFELELKTLRERMAEVTAPALLLFDGSFVATFAESYTPQWQGRYVAALCQTLEASWEQRIPLLAYIDSSQARDLVTLLGHLDRLPPSPHLCDAQLLNTVLTQWGDRSPLFICDRGGILENYGAWTRGIGFCYLKAHQGYPVRVELPLWIYEAGLLEAVIRWLCGELITGQGYPYALEVADQVAVLQGSDRQAFLKQLQVWAEGVGIELRFSRKWVSKQQRR